ATGCTAAATGAAAATGCAGGATATGAAAAGAATGGTGTGCGACAAAAGATAAGCATAATTTATGGAAAAGAATATATTCTTTCCAAAAGATACAAGTGTGTTTTCCTATCTTACTTTGTGgggatatttttttatcaagtcaGTATTCTAGTGGTACAATCTTTACCAAGTCTAATCGTATCAATGTTCATTTACGTATTATTTTGAGGAACTACTATGGAAGAATAACTCATCAACATAAATAAAGTACAAATTCCCGAGGTGGAGAAAGGGAATAAAACAAGAATCTAAGACTGAGGGGTCCGAGAGGACCATCAACCATCATGGTGGTTTTCCATTCTCCAAATCCTCCATTACATCAATATCCTTGCGAGCTGTTATCTTCTGCAcgtaacctgcaaaacagacaTTAGGCAAATTACTCCAACTTGACATTCTTGAAAATAACAGTGAAGATAAAAAGAACATATGGAATTTCAGAAAGTTGACATGGAATTATGGTCACTCAGGAATGTTTTTGATAGAAACATCATGCATGTCCAATTGTCCATTAAGTCCGTGTGTCACTATTAGGAAAAGGTTTACTAGTAAAGCAGATAGTTTGCATCTAAGGaaaaaacacttaaaacatGGGATAACccatttatataaaagaaattctaAGATGACCCCCAAGCAACACAAATATattgatttgtatttttataactAATGGCTAATGTGGTATATATTCAATAGTAAAAGGAACCTGAGAATGTATCCTTACAAGAAAGGTATACCCACTACAGGGAAGGGAGGGATACGATGCACACATTATATTCCTATCTAAAATACAACTTCAATATACAACAAAGCCTCTATCATCAACCCCTCACATCACATGTTTCACCATAGTATAAACCAAAAGGGAACAGGAAACATCCTAAACAGCAGAAGACTGTACAAAAGTGGTCACTTGGTATATTTCAGTAACTACGCCATGTGGGATATACCAACACTTCTgatgcattaaaaaaatacaagactGAAATTAACAGTATATGATAAAGGAAGTTATGATTCAAACTAACTACAGGCAAAAGGAAACTAGAAAAGCAAGGGCACTATTTTAAGGTATCCCTTGAAATCTTTCTTTGTAATTGTGATGATGGGTGGAACAAAATCTACCAAACTCTTATGTTGGAAGTCATAAATTAGATGCTGTAATTCATATGACAACGAGACAGGAATCCTAATTCATATTGCATAACAACTCAAAGTCACAAAGAGAAACATCCTCCCCACCATCaagcaatatttttttcaccATACAGAGAAGTTGGGAAAAAGCTCAATGGAAATTAAGTGGAAACATTCTACATTAGAATGGCTAACTTGAATAGCAAACTTTCTAATATAATCTAAGACTTCAAATCTATAAAATGGAAAATTATGGTTAATAGTGCACCATAGCAATTTAGCATCGTGTCACATGGCCTGAATGCACAAGAAGTGGCATCGTATTCCATTATTATCAAGAGATGATAGAAGCCTGAATTGTGGGAAAATAGCAAACAAGTCACAACCATCATGGTTGATATGGTTAACAAGCCATCATCTCAATTACAACAACCAAACACAGCACCTCAGCCTCATTCTCTCCTCGTTATTATTGGCTTGTTATTCGATTGATGGTGATTGTGTCTCTAGGCCACGAATTTTGATTATTAAtgatatgttcttaattttggGTAACCTTTGATTTTTTAGCACTTATATGAGTAAAGTACAAATTACATActttttccattattttcaGTATAACACTATTCTGATACAGTACTTTTGGGGTCAGCAGCTCTGCACTGTGATCAGGGATCTATTGATAACTATGGGCAAAATAACTTTGCCCAAAGTCATAAATCAGATGACATGAATGGGGCATGGCTATAGCCATGCAATACATTAAATAAAGGTGCcttgaatgaaaaaaaacaaaacataagcagCAAAACAGTCCGTCTATGCTACATGTGAGCTAATTTAGCATGTTCACAGTTCACTTGAGAGATAAAATTATATCATGTAAatgatttttcatataaaagaatttattaaaacaGAAAAGAAGGTACAAAAGTGAAAGGATAAAAATTCCTCaagaattatatataacaaaaataaaaggtttgAAAAAGTACTAAGAACAAGAAACAGGTAATACAACAAGTCAATCTCTCTATTCTAACAAAGAAAACCCCACCCCCCATAGAAGACCAGTAGCAGAACACTAAAACGAAACTCGGTGAACTGATTGGATCCCAAAAAAACTTGAGGTAACAAACACCCAATAGAGATTCTAGCATTTCTTTCCAACTAGATACGTCAGATAATTGCCAATTGAGCAGTGTCAAAGCCTTTGTAGCACCTATGCTGGTGCCAAATCTTCTAAATTAACACACAAGAACCGCTGGAGATCCTTGGGGAAAACCCAATCAGCCAGTTGTTTTCTCAAGTTTTAGCTATCACTCTTCTACCCTCTTCTATGTTGAAACAGTTAAGAAGGTAGAAAACTAAATTTACCGAAAAATCATGCCACTCAACAATTAATAATGTCATTGTGTGTAGTTAGGAGAGTTAGATGGATCCAATTTCTTAGAatcaaacaaaagaataaagagaaaattctcaaaataggttgttgtcatGACAAAAAGAACCAACAGGAGAATACTCATCCTCTAAATAAGCTAGTGTCACTGCCTAGTGGTGGGGGTTGAGGGTAGAATGCATGAGGTTGTAGGTTCGAACCTCAGTGCGACCATTgtgcataaaaaaattcaaaaacaaaaggctAGTGCCACATATATAGCATTTTTTAGGCAACCGGGCAAACACATTTACGTAGCCATGACATTTAAAGGTCATAACATAACACTCAACACATGTTCATCAAAAATAAGATTCACAACTTCATGATTAATCCCCCCACCCCTTTATCCAACACAAGTTATCACGAATAAAAAAGGCAAGGCATGTTGAAGGCAAATGTAATACCAATTCCCATGCAAGGAATGCATTTGCAGGTAACCGCTTTCCCTCTCTTGCCATAGTAGCTCACATATCCCGATCCTTGGCAACTACGGCACTTCCCAGTCCATTCATACACCACCTCTTTACAATCCTACAATACAATACAAGCCacacatttcaaaatcaaaaaataaaaataaaatgttaactaGTTAAATTACTCAAACAGAACTAACTCACAATGCAAATAAGGAATCAAAAGAGACTAAAACCTGAATTTGGGGATCGCATTGGAGGCGCTTATCAATCTCTTCTTGCGAAACGGGCGAGGAATCGGGATACGTCATTGGAAGGGGAAGAGGCTCAGTGTCGTTGTCCAAGTAACTCTCATTCTTCCGAGACCATTTCTTCACCCTTATCGGCTCGTTTCCACCGCCGCGCCGTCCTTCCACGACGAGTCCTGCGCCGTCGGGAAACTGGCCTATTCTTAGGCCGCCAGCGACGGACTGGAAGAAGGAGGGGCCCGCGGAGAGGTCTCCGGCGGCGGCGCGGCACCGGAAGGACGAAGGATTGCCGGGGAAGAAGAGGTTGCTCGCGGCATTGGTAGCGAACATTCGCAGAAAAAAATGAACCGAAAGGAAAAGAGTggagttcttattttttctgGGGAAATGTGCAAATGTGAGgggaattattatatttatctgcGTAATATTATAGATTGGTATTTTCAGTATTATGGTAATGGTGTGCAGAAGCACCGAAGCAGAGACCAgagagtattttttattatcggatatatttaaatttaattatttattattataaacggattttattttatgattgcTTCTCTCTTGATCGGATGAATTTGTGATTCGCTGCTATTAGTTGAAGTggtaggtttccttatgatatGTTTgcctaaaagaaagaaaatagaaagaaacaaaaataccaataattatattttttttaattaagagaaagaaaataaaaattcacttatagacacaaaagttaaaatttttcttttcttgcacttttcttCTGATttaaatgtcaattttttttgttttttttttcactcttttcctcgTTTCAAACTAGGGTTAAGTTGAACATGAACATGGAAAACAAGGGCCGCGCGAGATACAACGACATTTAATCAgaaataattttagtattttaattaatattttatatcaattattgaaaatatatgtatttgatttagtttattttaaaataaattactgcatgtttatatcattttattgttttaaaataattattattatcctATAAATAATCATCATTAAATATACAGTAAATAAATGTTACTAAACAAACTTTTTAGTACCTTCTTGATAGTTTTCAATGTTTtttgaaacattattttaagtagcattttttaaaatattagtttctaacttctaactttttatattttcttatatttttatcctcaataaatttatttaatttcctagttacatttttaaaataaatcaatattttattatttttatgtcattttacacgttttatctctttcaatagctagttttatcaaacatttataactaagtaattaattttttagttttaactaGCAGCTAGCTTTTCCACCTTCGGTTaactttttaactaattttgtcaaatataaCCTTTGTCACATGTTAAACCAATGATGTAATTTTACACTAggctaaaatgtaattttcatcccctattttttcaaatttacaatttaagttttttaatttttaattgagacatttcatttttcacttttaaaaaaatgtgattttagtcttctcattttttaattgagaaattTCATCCCCCAATTCTagaaaaatatgtgattttaatttCCATGACCAATTTCAAACATTGGTTGTGTActttttaattctttcttttataaattaatattggtTGTGTActttttaattctttcttttataaattaatgttattagtaagtaaataattaaaataagatttgcCACATactaatcaattataaatttattaccCTTAAAAtagttgattttaaaaaaataggaaaccaaaattatattttaaccccTTACATTATAAtcgaaatgaaaaaaaattgaaattgtgtTGTCATTGGTCGGTGAGATGTGcggataattgaaaaaaaaagagcaactCAATAGTTGAATCTATTACGTAAAGTAGTAAGATTTATTCTTTTGAATTGTTTCTtatctaaataagatttatttttctaatcgaatttaattttagtattataacttgaaatattataatcaatatgttatattatatcaaatattaatatGTATAACTTGAAATAAGTATGTATTTAATTGAggtattaaatttcaaaattattttatatttattaaataaattcaagttaactatattttaaaacttaaaatttatataataataaatatttaatttgtgtaAAATTTAGCATGTATATTCAAGATCGGATATtgtattattataaatgaatttaCATTAGCAAATATCCTTGGTGTGTGaatttttcttccaaaacaCAAGAAGGCAGATAAATAATCTGACCATGATTTTGGAGAGAATTAATATAGGTCCACTTCATTAACAATAGATTCTTTCAATCATATTCTATCAAATATTTACTCAATATATATCACCATATAATTACACATATGCGTCTAATTTTTGCAGCAATAGCTTGCAATCATAATTCCCACGTGATACAGAAATAATGGGATTGGTATATGGTGCCAATTAATTACTTCTCGTCCCATTAGACACTATGATTGTATTAAAGCCTCTTCAGTCACGTACAAAACCTGTCGAATTTGCAATGGCTTGTGCTCATTCTCACGGATGAATCTCTAGAGCCATCTTACCAAAAACACACAATTATAGTTAGTAATTTGTGAACTTTAGAGGAACTCTATTAATGTTAGTTATAGTTAATACTAGCATAGATACAAAAGTATAGTGTTGCGCTTACTTGTTCTACTTTCACTTCGCTTTGctttaaattagtgtttggtgACTTATTCTCAAAATCTGACTCACTGGTTTTACAGTCACCATTTGTCACAGAGCACACACAAGTTAGTAGGCAACTCTTGATAGATGtgagaaaaggaagagaaagaatGGGAAAAATGAAGAGTGAATGTGACATGATCCATTGAAGATATTTGTCAAACCCAATGGGGTTGTAACTGGTTAGCTAAGGCATCATAGAGAGACagaagaaaaacattttagtGGTTTTGTTCTGAAATTGTAAAATCTTACATTATACGCAGTTTTGGGAGTTTCTTTGTTGATGGAGGAAGTGGTCCTTCAAAGTTGTTCTTCTCCAAATGCCTTGGATTTAACcaagatcaaagaaaaaaagggagttAAAGATCAAGAAATCTCAGAAATTAAGAATAATGTGACATGATGCATCTTAATTTTTGGGCCACATACAATGTTTCTAACTCCTTCAGTCCACTCAAATCTGGGATAGTGCCTGAGAGTTTGTTTTCCCCAAGCCACCTATAACCAAATATTCACAAAGTGACTTGATTCAGttgtttgaaaaaacaaaaagaaggaatcaCTTGTATTGGAATATTTGAAGTAAGAGGGCAACATTCCATACAAATGCTCTAGTGCACTTAGACGGCCAAGAGTTGGAGGAAGTGACCCTGACACTCCAGCATTTGTCAAATTCCTTCACatttacaaaaaacaaaacatgtgAATCCACCATTAGACATATGAAAGGCACAAGAAAATGACAATTGTTACTAGATGCATTTTTCCACTCTCAATGAATTAAGTCAAATTAAGATTACTTCAGAGGAATTTAATTATTGTTGTGGCCTATTAGTGAACTTACAGTGTCGTGACTCGTGCATGGAAACCATTAGAGCATGTAACTCCAGTCCAAGAATTTCCCTTAGGTAGGCAAGGATCACCATGCCAATCAGCAGGAGGATTCTGAATGCTTCTTGCCAAATCTTCCATTGCAATTACTAAGGATAACCACAACAACTAAGTGATTCAACAACTAGCTTATTGATTGTAATATAGGTTATGTTTGCATAAATTTCTCCATAAgtatttataggagaagaaaataagaaagcaaAACAAGTTGAACTTCTCTTAtaaatgaaaatcaatttatgcattttaGAGTTTGGAGAAGTTAGACGAAGAACTTCTATAAgtgcataaattgattttaacttgtaggcggaattcaattcattttacctccttgttttcttctcaaatgctTATAACAAACTTTATTCAAACATGACCTCAGTCAAAGACATTGCAAAATAGTGAGATTAGTAAGTTACCATCTCTAGTATGAGTTCGACCACCAAGAGGTAGAACTTGATAAATTTCCCCGGCATTGATCACAGGTCCAACAGGTATTCCACTACCAGGGGTCAATGTAATTTTGGTCTGCCCTGAGAGTGGCCATTTTGCAGCATAAACAGTGACACCCTTAGTTGTGGCATTGAGGCTGGAAAAGAAGGTGTGGCCATTAATAGAAACATCAAAAATTCTCCAGCTGTAAGGGCTTGGATTTCTGTTGTCCTGAAAATAGAGGGAAATGTAGTAATAGGTGCTGGGAAGGGACATAGGAGGCCACTGAATCTCAAGTGTCTTCCCCCGACTAGTTGTCATTGCAGAACTGAATGCTTTCACTGGAGGTTGATTCCAAAAGTCTGAAGAAGTCACATTTGAATGGCTTTCCACAACAAGATTCTGGTCCTTGTATGGTTGCCACATCCGGTTTAATTTGTCATCTGGAAAACTAGgtccacaaa
This region of Glycine max cultivar Williams 82 chromosome 7, Glycine_max_v4.0, whole genome shotgun sequence genomic DNA includes:
- the LOC100819362 gene encoding Protein disulfide-isomerase SCO2 (The RefSeq protein has 1 substitution compared to this genomic sequence), encoding MFATNAASNLFFPGNPSSFRCRAAAGNLSAGPSFFQSVAGGLRIGQFPDGAGLVVEGRRGGGNEPIRVKKWSRKNESYLDNDTEPLPLPMTYPDSSPVSQEEIDKRLQCDPQIQDCKEVVYEWTGKCRSCQGSGYVSYYGKRGKAVTCKCIPCMGIGYVQKITARKDIDVMEDLENGKPP
- the LOC100803695 gene encoding probable LRR receptor-like serine/threonine-protein kinase At1g51810 isoform X1 — protein: MLSGGAVAYDNMSPSVFLLWLVIISVLAHSALASIPLAYFLDCGGTKEVTVDNLTYIPDESYIKVGKTTTINKPDLLPILSTLRYFPDTSAKKYCYSLPVIKGSKYLVKTMYYYGGFDGRNKQPPVFDQIIEGTRWSVVNTTEDYAKGLSSYFDIVVVPSGKTLSVCLARNAHTGGASPFISALEVKRLDASFYNPTDFNKYALLTVARHAFGAEDIISFPDDKLNRMWQPYKDQNLVVESHSNVTSSDFWNQPPVKAFSSAMTTSRGKTLEIQWPPMSLPSTYYYISLYFQDNRNPSPYSWRIFDVSINGHTFFSSLNATTKGVTVYAAKWPLSGQTKITLTPGSGIPVGPVINAGEIYQVLPLGGRTHTRDVIAMEDLARSIQNPPADWHGDPCLPKGNSWTGVTCSNGFHARVTTLNLTNAGVSGSLPPTLGRLSALEHLWLGENKLSGTIPDLSGLKELETLHLEKNNFEGPLPPSTKKLPKLRIIESDFENKSPNTNLKQSEVKVEQRFIRENEHKPLQIRQVLYVTEEALIQS
- the LOC100803695 gene encoding probable LRR receptor-like serine/threonine-protein kinase At1g51810 isoform X2, which gives rise to MLSGGAVAYDNMSPSVFLLWLVIISVLAHSALASIPLAYFLDCGGTKEVTVDNLTYIPDESYIKVGKTTTINKPDLLPILSTLRYFPDTSAKKYCYSLPVIKGSKYLVKTMYYYGGFDGRNKQPPVFDQIIEGTRWSVVNTTEDYAKGLSSYFDIVVVPSGKTLSVCLARNAHTGGASPFISALEVKRLDASFYNPTDFNKYALLTVARHAFGAEDIISFPDDKLNRMWQPYKDQNLVVESHSNVTSSDFWNQPPVKAFSSAMTTSRGKTLEIQWPPMSLPSTYYYISLYFQDNRNPSPYSWRIFDVSINGHTFFSSLNATTKGVTVYAAKWPLSGQTKITLTPGSGIPVGPVINAGEIYQVLPLGGRTHTRDVIAMEDLARSIQNPPADWHGDPCLPKGNSWTGVTCSNGFHARVTTLNLTNAGVSGSLPPTLGRLSALEHLWLGENKLSGTIPDLSGLKELETLHLEKNNFEGPLPPSTKKLPKLRIIESDFENKSPNTNLKQSEVKVEQMALEIHP